The sequence below is a genomic window from Glycine max cultivar Williams 82 chromosome 20, Glycine_max_v4.0, whole genome shotgun sequence.
AGAcagaagataaaaaattattctccaATTAAATAGTAATACACGGCCTTTGTAACTTTCATACTCAATAGTTTTCATACTATTTACCaatttccaaagaaaaataactGGTACAAGCTGAAACATTGGAGAAAATTTTCTCAAATGAGAATGAGCATGCAAATGCAAAGTTGTAAATACATACTTGAATATAAGACAGAAAGTACATGCTTTGGTTTTAGTGAATATTTAAATAGGAAAATGGAGACTATAAAACACCTTGTAGATTGAAACTTTCAAAATTAATGTGGTCCGGACTACATTCTTTGCATAAGAGTTCAAGTGTTTACCAACAGGCACATTGCTATAACATGAGCAAGTAATTTATTGGGGCTTTATTATCTGTATTTGGATTTTGCTGAGATCAAGTTAATATTGATGGCTGTGCCTTTGGCACTGATGTTGATTCTATCGGGCACCAAAGTCAAACAATGAAGATTGCCACCATTTATCCACACATCATGCAAATTTATCTCAGCCTCTTCAACAACTGGTTTTTCTAATGCCTGAGAAGGTTCAAGTTGCATGATGATGAATTTTCACTAAAATTGAAGCCATTACATCacaatgaatgaaaaaatttaccaaaaaaagaattaaggcatagacaacattttgaaaatagaaTAATTCAGTCAAGTATATAGAAGAGAGCAGAAAGAAAGTGATAACAAAGTTATATAACTTTTCCTAATTAAAGTAGAAAAACAAATGGGAAAGGAATGCTTCATCTCACATTGAGCTTATATAGGAAGGCCCAAGCATTCCTATGTTGACAACAAGGATAATAGCATCAAATAATGCTAAAATAACAAGTATGAAGAACTTACGGAGTTAGAACCCCTTTACGGAAAGGAGAACCATTGGTGACAAGAGTGTACACCAAAGTTCCAAGCATGACAACACCCAAAATGCTGAAAATTATTCTTAGAGTCACAACAGATGAACGCTGTCTTTGTGGTGCTGTGCCATTCCTATGTAAAATGGCCTCTCAGAGTCAAATGAAAGtctaaagataatatataaaatcacaCAGCACGAATATATGTATTGAAGTATTCAACACAACACGACTAGTGTACAGCATggataaacaataatttatacacaaaatttagcaacaggaagaaaaaaaaaaaaccagtaTCATTTTTTTGACTTCTCAAACTAACAACCAAACTTAAGAAATCTAACTATCCTCAAActgaataaagaaagaaaaacaatatattCACTTCAGAATCTAAGAAAAATTGTCAATCTCCACCATAACTAATGAAAGACAAGATTTATGTAGAAGCATCAGCAGGAGGGCAACTAGAGCCCAGAATGACACATTATCCATTTTAAAAGAATGGAAAATGTTGAGAAAACTTTACTATATAGTAGTGCTTCTGTAGACATACTTGTTTGGATGCCGCAACAGAACATAATACATAGGATCCTGTGAAGATTCTTGAGATGACAACTTCAGAAATTGCACAACAATATAGGCAGATGTAAAGATActgaaacaattaaaaaacatacaaaaaaaaatggtgaaaatAAATTAGCACTTCCAATAGTCCTTTAAATAATCGTAAACAGGATAAGAAACAACTCAGAAACTCATGATGAATCTGAGCTTTTATACATAGGAACATTTTACATTTTGAAAGTAATATGAAATCAGAGTATTGCTGCCAGCTTTCTCCATAGGTGCAACAATTgactaaaaacagaaaagaaacatTGAATCTAGTAGACGTGTTATTAACATAGAGATGAAATTACATAATTCTTCTCTCATCATTATCTAACACATACAAATAACCAATATTAACtatgtttacatttttttttttgctcagcaaaaatagatatatttatatatatgaggAGTATCAGTGGTACTAAAAGTACATGATGAGGATTAGGTAGACAGCTGGTTCCTTTGGTTGTTACAAGGAACCGAGCTAGTCCactataaaatattacaaatgtCCAGCACCTACAATCCCTTCATAAATACAAAAACCTTCTCTTAGATTAGTGGACCATTGGTTACAGTGTAGTGCAAAATCTTTCTCCATAGATTTGAGCCATGTCCAAATTAGGAGTACTGCATCATCCAACACTTTGCTTCAATTGAAGGTTTCATTTTGAAAAACTATCTTATTTCTTTGCTGCCAAATGGTCCATGTTAAAGCAACCCACCAACACTTCCATCTTGTGCATTTTATTCCACCAACATTCCCATTTCCATGCTACAGAAAATGATCCCTAGGATTTTGCGGGAATGCGCCCACTAAGTTAATCCAAGACAATGACTCTCACCATAAAGGTAGGATTTTGCTGCAATTGAAGAATAAGTGGGCTGCATCCTCTTCATTATTGCTACAGAATGGGCACAACATGTCATTTACCTCCACTTGTCTCCTTCTCAAGCTTAACTTTGTTGGTAATCTATCTCTGATTAGCCTCCATGCAACACTGATGATTTTGGTGGGATCCTAAGTTTCCATAGCTCCTCAAAAACACCATCCTGGTTTCCCTCATTGATTCTCCCCATAGTAGATCATACGCGCTTTTTGTTGAGTAGTGTCCACTTGGGTCAGGTTTCCAAACCAAAGTATCTGCTCTATGAGGGTGGATTGTTGTCTGTGCTATCTCCCCTAAAAAGCCATCAGCCATCGCAACTTCATTATCGAATAAAGGTCTCCTCCAATTATAGTTCCATTCCCAGCCGGCGCATGTGTTACTCCCCATGTGCTCAATGAGTTGCTATTTTTGGCATGAAATTTGATACAATCTAGGATATTTTGTCATTAATGGTATATCAGTGCCTATCCAGCAATCCTCCCAGAACCTAATTTTATCACCACGTCCCACCCTCCATGTTGTTTCCTTTTTAAGTACACTGTTCGACTGCTGTTGGTGAATTATCACCAGGTCCTTCCACCATGAGGATTCGTTGCTGCCTCTTCTACCTTCATCTAGAGTCCTCCATCCACCATATTTAGAGTCTAGTATCCTGGCCCACGGTTCTCCTTGCTGTTGAAAAAGGTCTCATCGCCATTTCCCTAGCAATGCTGTGTTGAAGGTCTTGATGTCTTTTATACCTAGGCCCCCTTTGTCTTttggtagacacattgttttccATTTGACCCATGCGATCTTCCTTTGCTCCGATGCACCGCCCCATAGAAATCTACGTTGGATGCTGACCAGCTTATCAACTATTTTGGTGGGTAAcctgaaaaatgagaaaaagtaaATGGGAATTAATGTTAGGACTGCATGAATAAGTGTCACTCTCCCCCCAAAGGATATGTGTCTTTGTTTCCATCTGGCTAATTTTCTATCGCATTTTCTAATTATAGGATCCCATAACTGGCTACGTCTTGGGTTTGCCCCAATGGGGATGCCCAGATACATGAATGGCATGGACAACATGCTACAATTGAGATATTCAACAACCTCCTGCCTCCATTGATCCGATTTTCCAATTGCCCCAAAACAACTTTTTGCGAAATTGATCTTTAAGCCTGATGCAAGTTCAAAACTCCTCAAAATGGTTTTGATTGTCTTAACATTCTGCATTGTAGCTTCACCAAAAAATATGGTGTCATCAGCGTATTGTAAGATGTTGACTGCCTCATTGTTTTTCCCCACTAGGAAACTGCTAAACAACTTCTTATCCAATGTTTCTCTCATCAAACCGGTTAGGCCTTCCGCAACAATATTGAACAGTAGAGGCGCTAAGGGTTGTCTAAGGCTTCTTTGTGGAATGAATTCGTTTGTGGGGCTACCATTTACCAATATAGAAACCGAGGCTGAGCTAAGGCAACCCTCGATCCAATGAATCCACTTGGGGCAGAAGCCCAATCTCCGCATCATGTATGATAGGAAATCCCACAAGACGGAGTCGTATGTTCTTTCATAATCTACTTTAAACACCAAACATGGCTTTTGGCACCTCTTTGCTTCCTCCACCACTTCATTGGCTATCAATACACTATGCAGCAAGTGTCTTCCACCTATGAATACAAACTGTCTTTCATCTATTATGTCTGGCTTTTTCAATCTACTTGCTAGAAGCTTGGCTACAATCTTATACACATAGCATATTAGTGAAATAAATTTGTATTCATTAAGGTTTTGTGGATCTTTCACCTTGGGGATTAGGGCGATAAAGGATGCATTGCAACCCTTTGGGAAAATCCCGTTAGCATGAAATTCATCAAGGAACCAGATGATATCTGGTTTGAGTAACTTCCAAAATTGTTTAATGAACTTGAAATTTAATCCATCCGGTCCTGAGCTTTTCTCACTTCCACAATCCCATACAACCGTCCTTATTTCATCCTCATGAAAACTCCCCACCAACATATTGTTTTGCTGCTATCCAATGCCATGAAATTTGATTCCATTAAGATCTGGTCTGCCCTGCTCAGGTTCACTGAATCTATTCAGGAAGAACCTACGGACTTCCTCTTTCACTCTTATCGGTTCTTCTACCCATGAATCCTCAATAAATACTCCTTTGACTGCATTATTTTTGTAGTTAGAGTTCATCAACAAGTGGAAATAGCGCGAATTGCAATCCCCTTCTCTAATCCATCTTGCTCTCGTCTTCTGTCTCAATAAGGACTCATGGGCTTGGGCAGCTGACCACAACTCTTCCAGTAGCTTTTTGTAGATCACCAATTCTTGGGAGGACAACTGTCTATTAGTGCTTGCGTCTTCCAACTTGTTTAGATAGGCCTCAATCCCTTGTACCTTCTTGAGTGTATCACCAAACTGCTCCCTGTTCCATAACTTCATTCTCtccttaagtttttttattttttctttgagtGTAAAGCCCCCCAGCCCCTTGGTTGTGTGTTTGTTCAGCACTCCTTAACTATACTCTCAAATGACTTGTCCTTCAACCAGCAGTCAAGAACCCCGAAAGGTTTTGACCCCCAATCAATATTTTTGGATCTGAGCAGGATGGGACAATGATCTGAAAAATTTCTATCCAAGATGAGTTGGGTGCATCCGGGCCATTTAGTGAGCCACTcgtgagaaacaaaaaaattgtctaatttGCTCTTAGCAGCCCCATTTGGTATGAACCATGTAAATTTTCTCCCCACACTTGGTATCTCTTCTACTTTTATGTCGGCTATCCAGTCGTTGAACTCACTGATAGTGTTGACATCCTCCCCCCTCTGAGACACACCCACTCTTTTAGATGGATGTCTGATGCTGTTGAAATCTCCTAGTAAACACCAAAGGCCATCGGGACTTAGATTTTTTAGCTGCCTGACAGAGTCCCATAGAGCATGCTTACTCTGGACATCACATGGAGCATATATATTAACTATAAAAACTTTTTGAGTCTCATGACTCCACATTCATTCCAATAGAATGAAACCCCTTCCATTTACCCTCCGTTCCACTTTGAAAGCCTGTTCATTCCATAGGCACAGTAATCCTTCAACTGTATTTGTTCCAGGCTATAGTTCCCAACTAACTTCCGGATCTCCCCACAGAGCCTGACACATGGTATTGTCTATTTGCTCCTTCTTAGTCTCCTGAATGCATAGCATATCTACTTGGTGTTTCTTGACCAACCTCCTGATTGCTACCTATTTCACCCCCCTCCCTAGCCCTCTTACATTGTAGGATACGATATTCATGAGAGAATATTCCTATTTCCCAGTGTCTCTGCCTCCTTCCTATCTCTGTTCTCCATTGCTCTGATTCTATCAATGATTATAGCTTGATCTGTGTCACATGTCACCCCCATTTCTTTTGCCAACTCCTATTTAGATGTTGTCTCCTTTAGCTGGTCTATGCTGACTCCATCAGTGTTTGGTGATGtttccacatttttattttgtactccATGTTGCAAGGGTGATGTGTCCATGGGAGTATTGCGTACTTCGAAGCCTGTAATTGTTGTATCCATGTCCACGAAGGCCTGTTGCTgattatttaaagttttaactgcttctattaatttttcatttccaCTTATATGGGTCTCCTACTTTCTGCACCCCTGCTCCTTGAATACACCTTCCACGCGCTTCCATGATCCAATTTGTGATATTGTGGGCTGTTGTAGTTATTTTGTGACAAAATAGCGGTGGTGTGGTTAGTAAGGCCTAAATTAATTGTGGGCCCATTAACAACCACTGCCATATCACGTGCCTCTTTATTAATTGGCATTTGTGACCCGTTGAGGCACTCGTGGTCAACTCCATTTTGACCATGGGCAGGGTCAGCACCTTCCCTTTCAGAGCACCCACGTACCATGGGAGTCATGCCTCTGCTCCCctgttttttctgtttttgtgctTTACGGATTTCGTCTTCACCCGAAAGTGCCTCTGGGTCTAGCACGGGCCGCGATACAGGGTCTGTTACTTTTCCAGTTTCCATATCTGGCGCGCGTGTTTCGTATTTGGGGCAGTGTGTCCAACTAACGCGGTCGTTACCCGTTGGGTCCTCAGTGTCTCAAGGACCGCTGGACAATGTCGCGCGCTGTTGGGACTCGATCTCACCAATGCGTTCGTCGGTGAAGCTTCTGGGCGAGTAATGGAATCCAGGTTCTCCGCTCATCTTCAACTTCGGGGTGCCGTTATCGCTGTCGTCAGAATCGATCTCTTTCGACGACCTGATGGCGCTCCGACAATGGTGAATGCGCTTTCCGGCTTCactccaatttttttcaatgATGTGCACTTTGTGGACCTCCCCGCTGATGTGAACTTCAACCGTATGTTGGAATATAAGTCTCCATGGGGTTCTGATAAGAACCCTGGCCTTATCTAGCCTTCGCAACTCTTCAACATCGTCATCCACCTCTACCAAGTCCCCTATTGTTGCCACGATTTTTCGAATTTGTCCAATATCCCACGCTTCTAATGGGATGCCCCAACACTGAGCCCAGACCAGTCTGTGTCTCAGTCTCATCGTCGGATTCCATTTCTCCAACGAATAAAACGGGGATGAGCCATGTCTGGTTTCTTCGATGATGAGCTCTTCCACTTTGGTATCCGAGAGACCTAGGAGGAGTATCATATCATGCCCTAGGTATTTCGGCACCACGTTTGTCCCCACCTCCCAGAGGAGTTCGTCCTCGACTCTTTCGAATATACCCGATTTCTTCAGGCGACTCACCCATACATCAGTGTACCATTTCTTCTCCCCCACCTGGATCTCAAGCTGGACCGATGAGTATGATCCATCAGGTCTGAAAGTTCTAGTATGTGGGTGCCTCCATTGTCCTACGTTCATTGTGCTAGTGGCCACCACCTTTGCGTATGACATTGAAGATGCCCTGCAATGTGGTGCCATTTGTCGAGCTGCTGCCACTTCTTTGTTGTCGTCATCCACCTGTGTCCTGGGTTTGACTCTGGGCTCTTCATACCTCGCCTTTCCTCTCCCATATTTTAGAACATTCACGTACAACTTGAGTCCTCCAACAATGATGTTGTCTAGCTGTCTTTCTAATCTGCGCTCGTTGGACACCCCTTTGAACTTCACGAAGACGTACCTCCTGCCACCTTTGTTCCTATGTTTGGAGATGAAGATCTCCCTCACATCCCCCCATTTTTTGAACTAGGCCCAAGGATCCTTCTCCGTTGTATCTTCGGGGAACCTCGTCAAATAGAAAGTTGTGATATCATCTCTCTCCCTCCAGTTTGCATGGTGGTACCGGTGATGTTGTCCAAGCCTAGTTTCAACGTAGCTCTGTCTGGGATCCACTCTCTTTCTCACCTCTTCTCTATGTCTACCTCTCCCTCTGGTCGTAACAGTAGTCCATTCACATTAACTATGTTTACATGAATCATGAGAAAAAGTTATGATGCATCCCATAAATGAATTTCAAAGGTGAGGCATATAGCCTAGTCAGATCCTTGAACCACTTGACTGTTCCATCCACAATTATACAGCACTGAGAGCAAGTATATTTTAACACAAGAAACCATAACCTGTGATATCCACTTGTACTGTGCCAAGCACATTTGAATAGCATTGAGagctatatataaataaaaaataagaaaccatGATGTCTGGTTGGATTTTCATTTTATGTGACAAATATAGcagaaaaagttaatattatttggaaAGTGTCATAGAAAAAGTAGAGATCATCTTGTCAAAAAGTTTCTGCACATAGCTCAGATAATATAGTCTTCACATTAATGCTAGCCTCAGTTAAGCAATATTAGTTACTGAAtcaaaataacatcaaatcaTCACAGAAAATGATACCTCCCTAACAAGGCAATCAAAACAATCCACAGAATTGAGCTGATCAAGTTTGATTCCTTGTAAGCAATCCAGACCTGATATGATAAACAATGTATGTTTTTAGAGCTTATGAAACTTCGATTGAGAAGTGATTTTGACATATTATCAATTAGGCAATGTTCCATTAAGCATTACTCATGtattaaatgaaatatgatAGAGTACATATTTGGCTCAGCTTATTTTGGAGAAACAATCACAGATTTTTGCCAGCATTATGagacattttgaaaataactgaTTATTTCTCCAAATCAATCCCAACCAAACATAcactaaatttgaaaattatgagtGAGTTGTTTAGAAGATAAGTGACAGAGTATATCACAAAAACAAGTAGGAAATACAGGTCTCTTCAACTTGACTTATATTCCGATGAAAATTATAAGGGCACATAGCACAAGAGATGAGTTTCCGATAGAAAACTGCACCAAACTTTCAGAGGAAGTTGTAGAACTTGAAATTTTGCATCAGTACATGTTTTACAattaaaacaagaaataaaatgcCAACTTTATTTCTCAATCCAAGAGACCGCACAAAGTTAGTCTATTGACTCAATCCTGCACagcacatattttttaaattagaatataatAACTTTTGTTTGCTAAAGTTCATCACTAATCATGCCCCTTCGGTTCCTTAAGCTTATTTTGGCATATTAGCATCACTAAATATCTTTGTTTATTCTGCCAATGCAGTAATCACAATAAGAATGAATAAtttcaactaaaattaaaaatgtgataTGTGCTGTCATTAGTATTTAGATTCGTTTCATGGTgagaaataatcaataaatttttcataatagaGCTAAAGCAACAAATAGTCGTTATTACTTTTCTCATGGTATCACCATGATTTTGTGAGGTAGAATTGATTCTTGTGtattatccaaacacactataacTATAAGtctatctaaaatatttaaaaaaataacgaaGCCAAGTAGTGGTTGACTTACAGCAAAAGCTACAATGTTGATATAGAAACAAACCAAAGTTGCTACCATCCAcctgaattaaataaaattgtggaAAAAACCTTGTTTTATTCCATACAGAGAGAAAGCGATAAACTATAATATAGAAAACAGAATAATCATCCAATCGCTCTACtacattgttattaaaaaagaaaacagataattcaacaaagaaaacagattaaaattgaaattccatGCAAAAATGTGTagataaataattgatatttcGTGTAGTAAGTGATCGAGAGGTGTTGCTTACGGTCTGACAAGTTCTTTGAGAAAGCGAACACCTAGACCATCGGTGAAGGCAGTGTAAAGAAAGACAGCAAGCATGAGAAGTCCCAAAACAGTGAAGAGAGTTCTCAAACCAATTGCCAATGAAATCTTCGCCGCCATCGAGAATGAGAGTGTGGCAATGGTAAATAGCAGTGAAGAAAATTACGAAAGATGCTGATGCGAGGGAACCACGATGTTTCTTTGTGGATAAGTTGAACTTGGCTGTGGATAAGGTACCCTGTTGTCACTTCATTATGAGTTTATGACatgaatatttttaagttaaaaaaatgtaatgaaaaatgtctttattgttaatattaaaataaatttgaaaaaaaaagttataaaaaataaattaattcgaaatacaagaaatattaaaaataaaacacaacggatgaaataaaaaataaagtagcaTTTCCAAAATCAACTGAAATCAGGTACATGACCACGTTAATGACAAGTACAAGTTGCTGATAGCTGTGCCAGTTCCCCTGAAACTGTGACCAAAATACATACCTTTGGTGCAAATCCTTGGAAGCTGATTCAGAATTTCCAGTGTCCACCCACTAAGTGGTTAGGAAAATTTGTGAGTGGCACTCTTAATTGGGTAGATGTCAAAGATAatgaatttatttctaaattatgtcattatatttttctttttatttgtcgGTAATAATTTGTTgatgaattttcaattttcaattgaatcTTTTTAAGTAGtactttttttatcttctttttctctcaaaaatgaaaatttagggaaacatgtatagaaaaataacatatttcatTTAGCTTCTATATGTTCACACTATAACTAGTTATTTCGATCTTTTACTagtgattttaattataatgtcaTCTCTATTTATTGGTACGAGTAAAATACAActtatttgatttgtaatattgaAAGGAATAATAAATTTTGGGATAAGATTCTATAGTTCCTGAAAGCTGAGAAAAGTACAAGAGGATAGAATCAACGGGTGattctttcttttgattttgggACGGAGACATGTTCTGAAATGTTGCTGTCTGATGGAAACATTGACAATATTCGCAGGCCTGCGATGGATGTCGTGTGTCTTTGTGCATGTTCTTATCTTTGACATTAAGAAAGCTCATTGTGTTGTTTGGCTGATGAAAGAGTATGGGGTTCAAGAATTGATGATCATTCCCTTTGCTGAAGATGATTAGCCTTGGATAAAATTGATGATCCGTCACAATTTGCTCTCCACTCGTAGTGGATGATGGTCTTGCAGCATTGCACTTGACCCCTTTTGCATTTTAGACAATGGTGCTCTGTTCAAAGCTACAAGAACTCCATTTTGGGAATTAGTTGTTGTGTATAACTAAAATGATGGTAGGTTGGATTATCTTGGGATTGAGGGGTCCTATTTGCAAACTTACCATGAAAGTTTGGTTTTGCTAAAATCTCATTTCTGTCACTTATTTTTCATGACTTTGTAAATAACTTTTCTCTTACAACTATTGACAGTTTGTTGTGTTTCTTACTCCTTCATGACATTGGAAATGTTCTTCAATTtagtaagaaaattatttttagaggAGTATCTGTCACGtttattcttcatcttcctcttaTCAGTTACATTTACTTGCAGGATAGTAGACATGACAAAAATCAATAgctaaattcatttattttattcagcACTAAATctatacaaaaaaaagtaaccAGTTGCAGCACTGCTACCGCAGGATTGTCACTTTTAGAATCCAGTTAAATTGGCCTAATGATCACATTTTGTATAAAACATATTAAGTTGGTTTCATATTGTATGTGCGGTAACTGTCTGTTTGTCAACAGAAATAATTAGTAATTCACAGCTGCTTTTCCATATAGAAAGCATGCATCATATAAATGGAAAAGCTGTTTTCCACAAACTAACTTCCATTGTTCTTTTTGGCCAAGCAAAGACAAAAAAGCAAAAGTTAAAGTTAGTTTCATATGTTTTACCTGCAAAGTTCCACCATGACTTCCAGACCCATCCATCTATTATTGTCTTTGTAATGTCATTCTATAAGAATCCACTTagtttcaaaaggtttttggagATAGAGATTTTCATGGAAAGACAATACAAAGGTAATGTAAGTTGATCTGATAGCTCAAGATGCAACTAAAAAGTAGTTCCATGAATAAG
It includes:
- the LOC100784580 gene encoding uncharacterized protein; the protein is MAAKISLAIGLRTLFTVLGLLMLAVFLYTAFTDGLGVRFLKELVRPWMVATLVCFYINIVAFAVWIAYKESNLISSILWIVLIALLGSIFTSAYIVVQFLKLSSQESSQDPMYYVLLRHPNKNGTAPQRQRSSVVTLRIIFSILGVVMLGTLVYTLVTNGSPFRKGVLTPWLATTLVDIYFHIVIYAVWVAYKESSWISAVFWIILLICFSSMATCLYITWQLFQISCQDPAYLVLVHHGDRAENEYTGISGEAT